One window of Alteriqipengyuania lutimaris genomic DNA carries:
- a CDS encoding S9 family peptidase: protein MTRTLFATATLLAGVSLTATAQARPMTPEDVASLDSLGAIAVSPDGTRVAYTTASLPDVTEGEENGFYSQQLKMAYGPDNARVFLPEDVSVSSVKFSPDGRMVSFLWSKDEEDRAVWGIPVDGGAQVKLAGIEDAGVRGYAWGPDASTLYLLASPASDEDREAEAEDGFNAIVYEEESKFNRLFAAQAGGEEIDAEPREITVHGYVTSFAVTPDNRYGVIESQPTPAIDDTYTSTRIAILDLADGRVLREVATPGKLGDIEISPDGRQLSMVAGIDVNDPAATTLHLVDVATGEYRALNAGAAEAAGDTEWMSDGRLAVIVDKGADTILRIYNADGSVAREVDPGALILTSLENGGSESLFVSANSPRHPGELFAFDGNGFTRWTQHNPWLSEITFGDQRTYTYTARDGQQVEGVLVEPVGGTPRGGAPLIMDVHGGPEAHESNGWVTGYSNPGQVAAGMGYAVFLPNYRGSTGYGTAFSKAHQNDYAGKEFNDIVDAKRALVEDGIADPDRTGITGGSYGGYASAWGATALSAEYAAAVMFVGISNQISKFGTTDIPMEMYNVHARKWPWEDWQGMLEVSPIYHVDKAETPILIMHGAEDTRVAPSQSYELYRNIKVRKPDTPVRLVLFPGEGHGNARAASRYDYNLRMMRWFETYLKTGDRKAEMPAPRPELNIDDDSEDDSED, encoded by the coding sequence ATGACCCGAACGCTTTTCGCCACCGCCACGCTGCTCGCTGGCGTTTCGCTGACCGCCACCGCGCAGGCGCGCCCGATGACGCCCGAAGACGTTGCCAGCCTCGATAGCCTCGGCGCGATCGCGGTTTCGCCCGATGGCACGCGCGTCGCCTACACCACCGCCAGCCTGCCCGATGTGACCGAGGGGGAGGAGAACGGCTTCTATTCGCAGCAGCTCAAGATGGCATACGGGCCGGATAATGCCCGCGTCTTCCTGCCCGAGGACGTGTCGGTGTCGAGCGTCAAGTTCTCGCCCGACGGGCGCATGGTCAGCTTCCTGTGGTCGAAGGACGAGGAGGACCGCGCCGTCTGGGGCATTCCCGTCGATGGCGGCGCGCAGGTGAAGCTTGCGGGAATCGAGGATGCGGGCGTGCGCGGCTACGCCTGGGGGCCCGACGCGAGCACGCTCTACCTGCTGGCCAGCCCGGCGAGCGACGAGGATCGCGAGGCGGAGGCCGAGGACGGCTTCAACGCGATCGTTTACGAAGAGGAATCGAAGTTCAATCGGCTGTTCGCAGCGCAGGCTGGCGGCGAGGAGATCGATGCCGAGCCGCGCGAGATCACCGTGCACGGCTACGTCACCAGCTTCGCGGTGACGCCCGACAACCGCTACGGCGTGATCGAGAGCCAGCCGACCCCCGCGATCGACGACACCTATACCTCGACACGGATCGCCATCCTCGACCTTGCCGACGGCCGCGTGCTGCGCGAGGTCGCAACCCCCGGCAAGCTCGGCGATATCGAGATCTCGCCCGACGGACGCCAGCTATCGATGGTCGCAGGGATCGACGTCAACGATCCGGCGGCGACCACGCTCCATCTCGTCGACGTGGCGACCGGCGAATACCGCGCGCTCAACGCAGGCGCGGCCGAGGCGGCGGGCGACACCGAATGGATGAGCGACGGGCGCCTCGCAGTGATCGTCGACAAGGGGGCGGACACGATTTTGCGCATCTACAACGCCGACGGCAGCGTGGCGCGCGAAGTCGATCCGGGCGCGCTGATCCTCACCAGCCTCGAAAACGGCGGCAGCGAATCGCTGTTCGTATCCGCCAACAGCCCGCGCCATCCCGGCGAGCTGTTCGCCTTCGATGGCAATGGCTTCACCCGCTGGACGCAGCACAACCCATGGCTTTCCGAAATCACCTTCGGCGACCAGCGAACCTACACCTACACCGCGCGCGACGGCCAGCAGGTCGAAGGCGTGCTGGTCGAGCCGGTCGGCGGCACGCCGCGCGGTGGCGCTCCGCTGATCATGGACGTGCACGGCGGGCCGGAAGCCCATGAATCGAACGGCTGGGTGACCGGCTACAGCAATCCCGGCCAGGTCGCGGCGGGCATGGGCTATGCCGTGTTCCTGCCCAATTATCGCGGCTCGACCGGCTATGGCACCGCCTTTTCCAAGGCCCACCAGAACGACTATGCGGGCAAGGAATTCAACGACATCGTCGATGCCAAGCGCGCGCTGGTGGAGGACGGGATCGCCGATCCCGATCGCACCGGGATCACCGGCGGCAGCTATGGCGGCTACGCCAGCGCCTGGGGCGCGACCGCGCTGAGCGCGGAATACGCCGCCGCCGTGATGTTCGTGGGCATTTCCAACCAGATCAGCAAGTTCGGCACGACCGACATTCCGATGGAGATGTACAATGTCCACGCGCGCAAGTGGCCGTGGGAAGACTGGCAGGGCATGCTCGAAGTCAGCCCCATCTACCACGTCGACAAGGCTGAAACGCCGATCCTGATCATGCACGGGGCGGAAGACACGCGCGTCGCGCCGAGCCAGAGCTACGAGCTCTATCGCAACATCAAGGTGCGCAAGCCCGACACGCCGGTGCGGCTGGTCCTCTTCCCTGGCGAAGGCCACGGCAATGCCCGCGCCGCGTCGCGCTACGACTACAACCTGCGCATGATGCGCTGGTTCGAAACCTATCTGAAGACGGGCGACCGCAAGGCCGAAATGCCCGCACCACGCCCCGAGTTGAATATCGACGACGATAGCGAGGACGACAGCGAGGATTGA
- a CDS encoding transcriptional regulator codes for MSSQIDLTLHAPARLQIAAMLARADEVEFATIREVTQVSDSVLSKHLTALSEAGYVKIVKAPRDGRQRTWASLTRTGRSAFASHMNALRELAAAAEQAVGAR; via the coding sequence ATGAGCTCGCAAATCGACCTGACCCTGCACGCTCCGGCAAGGTTGCAGATTGCCGCCATGCTGGCGCGGGCCGACGAGGTGGAATTCGCGACCATCCGCGAGGTGACCCAAGTGAGCGACAGCGTTCTCTCGAAACACCTCACCGCCCTTTCCGAAGCCGGCTATGTCAAGATCGTGAAGGCACCGCGCGACGGACGCCAACGCACCTGGGCATCGCTGACCCGGACCGGACGAAGCGCCTTTGCCTCACACATGAATGCGCTGCGCGAACTTGCTGCCGCGGCCGAACAGGCAGTGGGGGCGCGGTGA
- the crtY gene encoding lycopene beta-cyclase CrtY produces MTQSRADFAIMGGGLAGGLIALALRRADPALSVVLVEAGERLGGNHRWSWFESDLAAEGHALLGPFRKIHWPAGYDVHFPEHSRRLDSTYVSLSSVDFDAALRRELAQSTIHTSREVAQVDARGCTLANGERIDARCVIDARGYIPSDAFEGGWQVFMGRHLRTPEPHGVDRPIVMDAKVRQLGAFRFVYTLPLAADELFVEDTYYQDTPVLDRAALSGRIDRYCERLGWHGDPLAYETGVLPVVTGGDLPRYQREVRVPGVALAGARAMIAHPLTSYTLPFAVETALLVAQNRDLPGEQMAALLEAHARRVWKRTGFYRMLGKMLFGAAKPEERYRIFSRFYRLDAGLIERFYAGRSSAADKLRTLTGKPPVPIPRALRALAGNQPALAPDTSSPAPSSPQGPHDHG; encoded by the coding sequence ATGACGCAATCACGTGCCGACTTTGCCATTATGGGCGGCGGCCTCGCCGGGGGACTCATCGCGCTCGCCCTGCGCCGGGCCGATCCCGCGCTCTCGGTCGTGCTCGTCGAGGCGGGTGAGCGGCTGGGCGGCAATCATCGCTGGAGCTGGTTCGAAAGCGATCTGGCGGCCGAGGGGCATGCGCTGCTCGGCCCTTTTCGCAAGATCCACTGGCCCGCCGGCTACGACGTCCATTTCCCCGAACATTCGCGGCGGCTGGACAGCACTTACGTCTCGCTCTCCTCGGTCGACTTCGATGCTGCGCTGCGGCGCGAGCTGGCGCAATCGACGATCCACACCAGCCGCGAAGTGGCGCAGGTCGATGCGCGGGGATGCACGCTCGCGAACGGAGAGCGGATCGATGCGCGCTGCGTGATCGATGCGCGTGGATACATCCCTTCCGATGCCTTCGAGGGCGGCTGGCAGGTCTTCATGGGCCGCCACCTGCGCACGCCCGAGCCGCACGGGGTCGACCGCCCGATCGTGATGGACGCCAAGGTCCGCCAGCTCGGCGCGTTCCGCTTCGTCTACACCCTGCCGCTGGCCGCCGACGAGCTGTTCGTCGAGGATACCTATTACCAGGACACGCCCGTGCTCGACCGCGCGGCGCTGTCGGGCCGGATCGATCGCTATTGCGAGCGGCTGGGCTGGCACGGCGATCCGCTGGCCTACGAAACCGGCGTGCTGCCGGTGGTGACGGGCGGGGACCTGCCCCGCTACCAGCGCGAGGTCCGCGTGCCCGGCGTCGCGCTGGCGGGCGCGCGCGCGATGATCGCGCATCCGCTGACGAGCTACACCCTGCCCTTCGCGGTCGAGACCGCGCTGCTGGTCGCGCAGAACCGCGACCTACCGGGCGAACAGATGGCCGCCCTGCTGGAGGCGCATGCGAGGCGCGTGTGGAAGCGCACGGGCTTCTACCGCATGCTCGGCAAGATGCTGTTCGGGGCGGCGAAGCCCGAGGAACGCTACCGCATATTCTCGCGCTTCTATCGCCTCGATGCGGGGCTGATCGAACGGTTCTACGCCGGGAGGTCGAGCGCTGCGGACAAGCTGCGGACCCTTACCGGCAAGCCGCCCGTTCCCATCCCGCGTGCCCTGCGCGCGCTGGCGGGCAACCAGCCCGCCCTCGCTCCCGATACTTCTTCTCCCGCCCCCTCCTCACCACAAGGACCGCACGATCATGGCTGA
- a CDS encoding phytoene desaturase — MADSHSKTSSACVIGAGFGGMALAIRLQSAGIATTVIEGRDKPGGRAYFWEKETDKGIFTFDGGPTVVTDPDCLRELWALSGHDMAKDVELTPVMPFYRLNWPDGTNFDYSNDHDELFAEIAKLNPKDVEGYQRFLEYSAGVYEEGYVKLGTVPFLDFKSMLKAAPALAKKQAYRSVYSMVSKFVENEKLRQALSFHTLLVGGNPMKTSSIYALIHKLEMDGGVWWTKGGTNQLIAGMVRHFERLGGVMRVGDPVVGIDVDGKRAKSVMTQSGFVQTFDAVASNADIMHSYRDLLGKSQRGWSMGRRLKRKSYSPGLFVVHFGLEGNWPGIAHHMILFGPRYKGLLDDIYQHGVLPEDFSIYLHHPSKSDPSMAPPGHSTFYALVPVAHQGKLPVDWDEVGPLLEKRILDEVGKRLVPNIHERIVTKFHYAPSDFSADLNAHLGSAFSLEPVLTQSAYFRGHNRDDVIKNFYLVGAGTHPGAGIPGVVGSAKATAGLMIEDLT, encoded by the coding sequence ATGGCTGACAGCCACTCAAAGACTTCCAGTGCATGCGTGATCGGAGCCGGCTTCGGCGGCATGGCGCTCGCCATCCGACTGCAGAGCGCGGGGATCGCGACGACCGTGATCGAGGGGCGCGACAAGCCCGGCGGACGCGCCTATTTCTGGGAGAAGGAGACCGACAAGGGCATCTTCACCTTCGACGGCGGGCCCACGGTCGTCACCGATCCCGACTGCCTGAGGGAACTCTGGGCCCTCTCGGGCCACGACATGGCGAAGGATGTCGAACTGACCCCCGTCATGCCCTTCTACCGCCTCAACTGGCCCGACGGCACCAATTTCGACTATTCGAACGACCACGACGAGCTGTTCGCGGAGATCGCCAAGCTCAACCCGAAGGACGTCGAAGGCTACCAGCGCTTCCTCGAATATTCCGCCGGGGTCTACGAGGAAGGCTACGTAAAGCTTGGCACCGTGCCCTTCCTCGACTTCAAGTCGATGTTGAAGGCCGCGCCCGCGCTGGCGAAGAAGCAGGCCTACCGCAGCGTCTATTCGATGGTGTCGAAGTTCGTCGAGAACGAGAAGCTGCGCCAGGCGCTGAGCTTCCATACGCTGCTGGTCGGCGGCAATCCGATGAAGACGAGCAGCATCTACGCGCTGATCCACAAGCTGGAGATGGACGGCGGCGTGTGGTGGACCAAGGGCGGCACCAACCAGCTGATCGCGGGGATGGTCCGCCATTTCGAGCGGCTCGGCGGCGTCATGCGCGTGGGCGATCCGGTGGTCGGCATCGATGTCGACGGCAAACGCGCCAAGAGCGTGATGACCCAGAGCGGTTTCGTGCAGACCTTCGACGCGGTCGCCAGCAACGCCGACATCATGCATTCCTACCGCGACCTGCTCGGCAAGTCGCAGCGCGGGTGGAGCATGGGGCGCAGGCTCAAGCGCAAGAGCTACAGCCCCGGGCTGTTCGTGGTCCATTTCGGGCTGGAAGGGAACTGGCCCGGCATCGCGCACCACATGATTCTGTTCGGCCCGCGCTACAAGGGCCTGCTCGACGACATCTACCAGCACGGCGTGCTGCCCGAGGATTTCTCGATCTACCTCCACCACCCGAGCAAGAGCGATCCGAGCATGGCGCCGCCGGGGCACAGCACCTTCTATGCGCTGGTCCCGGTCGCTCATCAGGGCAAGCTGCCGGTCGACTGGGACGAGGTCGGGCCATTGCTGGAAAAACGCATCCTCGACGAGGTCGGCAAACGGCTGGTGCCGAACATCCACGAGCGGATCGTGACCAAGTTCCACTACGCGCCGAGCGATTTCTCGGCCGACCTCAACGCGCACCTCGGCAGCGCCTTCAGCCTCGAGCCGGTGCTCACGCAGAGCGCGTATTTCCGGGGCCACAACCGCGACGACGTGATCAAGAACTTCTACCTCGTCGGCGCAGGCACCCATCCGGGCGCAGGGATTCCCGGCGTGGTCGGCAGCGCGAAGGCAACGGCGGGGCTGATGATCGAGGATCTCACATGA
- a CDS encoding DUF2059 domain-containing protein, whose amino-acid sequence MKILIAAAMALLVPTALAARADGSISPPAAQQASSHARLAEAINARSVHEAAIEAVLRDMRTVMMRDPNLVLMERRCEGLVDSIMAVSGPLIIEYGNVERSVTRAEMAALFEEELTGEEARQLAAFYESESGQRILSGVNANLNFEKSIAGSVPSGPDMPVRIDERDAESDTRRMVAGMISGLSQEELEEIEREIVAIPAFPKFEALAPQVTALRLEIANRDLIPGFNERLDAAMNTAIAAQMETCGL is encoded by the coding sequence ATGAAAATCCTGATCGCTGCCGCCATGGCACTTCTCGTCCCCACGGCCCTTGCGGCGCGGGCGGACGGTTCGATTTCTCCCCCGGCAGCGCAGCAGGCCAGCAGCCACGCGCGGCTGGCCGAGGCAATCAATGCCCGATCGGTGCACGAGGCCGCGATCGAGGCGGTCCTGCGCGACATGCGGACCGTGATGATGCGCGACCCCAACCTCGTCCTGATGGAGCGCCGATGCGAGGGACTGGTCGATTCGATCATGGCCGTGTCGGGTCCGCTCATCATCGAATACGGCAATGTCGAGCGCAGCGTCACCCGCGCCGAAATGGCTGCCCTGTTCGAGGAAGAGCTGACCGGGGAGGAGGCGAGGCAGCTCGCCGCGTTCTACGAGAGCGAGAGCGGGCAGCGCATCCTCTCGGGCGTCAATGCGAACCTCAATTTCGAAAAGTCGATCGCGGGCAGCGTGCCGAGCGGCCCGGATATGCCGGTCAGGATCGACGAACGCGACGCCGAATCCGATACCCGGCGGATGGTCGCGGGCATGATTTCGGGCCTGAGCCAGGAAGAGCTTGAGGAAATCGAACGCGAGATCGTAGCCATCCCCGCCTTTCCGAAGTTCGAGGCCCTCGCGCCGCAAGTGACCGCGCTGCGCCTCGAGATCGCCAATCGCGACCTCATTCCGGGATTCAACGAACGGCTGGACGCGGCGATGAACACCGCGATCGCCGCGCAAATGGAGACATGCGGGCTATAG
- a CDS encoding MipA/OmpV family protein yields the protein MRSFAPSFAAAILAGVFATTPAWAQTPAADSGSDTAGPVDAGVFDGDWVQIGVGVGFAPEYDGSDDYEVFPLPLIRGSLGGVDIEPRAAGAALNFIPDRSGPVGFSFGPALRLRTSRTGDIEDPVVAAAGELDTAVEVGPSAGVSYSGLLNPYDSISFSVDARWDIAGAHEGFTVSPGITYFTPVSRGAAVSLAVSAEHADDKFNDYYYSVTPSQALASGLPTYDAGAGFNRVGANLIGGFDLDGDLTNGGLALFAIGGYSRVIGDAADSPFVAQRGSRDQWLVGGGVGYTF from the coding sequence ATGCGCAGTTTCGCACCATCTTTCGCCGCCGCCATCCTCGCCGGCGTGTTCGCCACGACCCCCGCATGGGCGCAGACGCCTGCGGCCGATTCCGGATCCGATACGGCCGGCCCGGTCGATGCCGGGGTGTTCGATGGCGACTGGGTCCAGATCGGCGTCGGGGTGGGCTTCGCGCCCGAATATGACGGGTCGGACGATTACGAGGTCTTCCCGCTCCCGCTGATCCGGGGCAGCCTCGGCGGGGTCGATATCGAACCGCGTGCCGCGGGCGCGGCGCTCAATTTCATTCCCGACCGCAGCGGTCCGGTCGGCTTCTCGTTCGGCCCCGCGCTGCGTCTGCGCACCAGCCGCACCGGCGATATCGAGGATCCCGTGGTGGCCGCGGCGGGCGAACTCGACACCGCAGTCGAAGTCGGCCCCAGCGCGGGCGTCAGCTATTCGGGTCTGCTCAACCCCTACGACAGCATCAGCTTCAGCGTCGACGCAAGGTGGGACATCGCCGGCGCGCACGAAGGCTTCACCGTCAGCCCCGGCATTACCTACTTCACGCCGGTCAGCCGCGGCGCCGCCGTCAGCCTTGCGGTGTCGGCCGAGCACGCCGACGACAAGTTCAACGATTACTACTACTCGGTCACGCCGAGCCAGGCGCTCGCCAGCGGCCTGCCGACCTACGACGCGGGCGCGGGCTTCAACCGGGTCGGGGCCAATCTGATCGGCGGGTTCGACCTCGACGGCGATCTCACCAATGGCGGCCTCGCGCTGTTCGCCATCGGCGGATATTCGCGCGTGATCGGCGATGCGGCGGACTCGCCCTTCGTCGCCCAGCGCGGCAGCCGCGACCAGTGGCTGGTCGGCGGCGGGGTCGGCTATACGTTCTGA
- a CDS encoding LOG family protein, translating to MKSLAIYCGSATPPDPRYIELARDVGAQLARRGIGVVYGGGRLGLMGALAQGALAEGGEVIGVIPHAMVEREFANHDCTQLITVDTMHERKAHFTDLADGFVTLPGGTGTMDELFEALSWAQIGYHEKPVGLLNAFGFYDGLVEFVNRMADTGFIRATHREILQVADGLPELLDKLESYIPNTPIYRMSADQL from the coding sequence GTGAAAAGCCTCGCCATCTATTGCGGCTCCGCCACCCCGCCCGATCCGCGCTATATCGAGCTGGCGCGCGATGTGGGCGCGCAGCTCGCCCGCCGCGGGATCGGCGTCGTCTATGGCGGCGGGCGGCTCGGCCTGATGGGCGCGCTGGCGCAGGGTGCGCTTGCCGAAGGCGGCGAGGTGATCGGCGTGATCCCGCACGCGATGGTGGAGCGCGAGTTCGCCAACCACGACTGCACGCAGCTGATCACGGTCGACACGATGCACGAACGCAAGGCGCATTTCACCGATCTGGCCGACGGTTTCGTGACCCTGCCGGGCGGCACGGGGACGATGGACGAACTGTTCGAGGCGCTCAGTTGGGCGCAGATCGGCTACCACGAAAAGCCAGTCGGGCTGCTCAACGCCTTCGGTTTTTACGATGGTCTTGTGGAATTCGTAAACCGGATGGCCGATACGGGTTTCATTCGCGCAACACATCGCGAGATTTTGCAGGTTGCGGACGGTTTGCCGGAACTGCTCGACAAGCTGGAATCTTATATCCCCAATACACCGATCTACCGCATGAGTGCCGACCAGTTGTGA